A region of uncultured Desulfobacter sp. DNA encodes the following proteins:
- a CDS encoding fatty acid CoA ligase family protein produces MTHYTNIAQSLKQSADLYPFKRAVVYPASRDNAGRVLYSQLTFRQLDQQSDNLAAGFDSIGISRGTRTILMVTPGMEFFLTVFAMFKVGAVPVVVDPGMGIDRMLQCLSQSSPKAFIGIEKAHVLRRLRPGFFKTVEQWVTVGRKWFWGGYTLNQLMEYNSNTPFQPVHTTDSDTAAIVFTTGSTGPAKGVVYTHGNFQAQIRQIQSHFQISPDEVDLPTFPLFALFDPALGMTAVIPDMDPTKPALVNPVKIIEAIENHGVTNMFASPALLNRVGKYGKEHGIKLPSLRRVVSAGAPVSPANIEQFSTMLSTDTQIHTPYGATEAVPIISIGSHEILSETKKLSEQGFGMCVGRPIADTQVKLIEISDEPIARMQDALEVPENQVGEITVKADLVTEHYYNNEDEDLLAKIQDADGKIWHRMGDLGWKDSKGRIWFCGRKAHRVETGEETLFTIPVEAIFNNHEKVYRSALTGVGPKNRQMPVVFVEPYGKISDEQQFLMELSVLAQKNPLTAGIEYIFIDYKFPVDIRHNSKIFREKLALKARELITG; encoded by the coding sequence ATGACACACTATACAAATATTGCCCAAAGCCTCAAACAATCTGCAGATCTCTATCCGTTCAAACGCGCTGTGGTTTATCCTGCTTCCCGGGATAATGCCGGACGGGTTCTTTACAGCCAACTGACCTTTCGCCAGCTTGACCAGCAATCCGATAACCTTGCTGCCGGGTTTGACAGTATCGGAATCAGCCGGGGAACACGCACAATTTTAATGGTGACCCCGGGCATGGAGTTTTTTCTTACGGTATTTGCCATGTTTAAGGTCGGGGCTGTTCCCGTGGTGGTGGATCCGGGCATGGGCATTGACCGGATGCTGCAATGCCTTTCCCAAAGCAGTCCCAAGGCCTTTATCGGTATTGAAAAGGCCCATGTGCTTCGACGCCTGCGTCCCGGTTTTTTTAAAACCGTGGAGCAATGGGTGACCGTGGGAAGAAAATGGTTCTGGGGCGGATACACCCTGAATCAGCTTATGGAGTATAATTCGAATACTCCCTTTCAGCCTGTGCATACCACAGACAGCGATACCGCTGCCATTGTTTTTACCACCGGATCCACAGGTCCGGCCAAGGGTGTGGTTTACACCCATGGAAATTTCCAGGCCCAGATCCGTCAGATCCAGTCCCATTTTCAAATTTCTCCAGATGAGGTGGATCTGCCTACCTTTCCTTTGTTTGCACTGTTTGATCCGGCCCTGGGCATGACAGCGGTGATTCCGGATATGGACCCCACAAAACCGGCCCTTGTGAATCCGGTCAAAATTATCGAAGCCATTGAAAACCATGGTGTAACCAATATGTTTGCATCCCCGGCCCTTTTGAACCGGGTGGGAAAATACGGCAAGGAACACGGAATCAAGCTGCCGTCTTTGCGTCGGGTGGTGTCTGCAGGAGCCCCTGTCAGTCCTGCCAATATTGAACAGTTTTCAACCATGTTGTCCACGGATACCCAGATCCATACCCCTTACGGGGCCACGGAAGCTGTGCCCATTATTTCCATCGGTTCCCATGAAATCCTGTCGGAAACCAAAAAGCTTTCGGAACAGGGTTTTGGCATGTGTGTGGGCCGGCCCATTGCAGATACCCAGGTAAAATTGATCGAGATTTCCGACGAGCCCATCGCCCGGATGCAGGATGCCCTTGAGGTTCCTGAAAACCAGGTGGGGGAGATAACCGTAAAAGCAGATCTTGTTACCGAACATTATTATAATAATGAGGATGAGGATCTTTTGGCCAAAATACAGGATGCGGACGGCAAAATATGGCACAGGATGGGAGATCTGGGCTGGAAGGATTCAAAGGGCCGGATCTGGTTTTGCGGCAGAAAAGCCCATCGGGTTGAAACCGGGGAAGAGACCTTGTTTACGATCCCCGTGGAAGCCATATTTAATAATCATGAAAAGGTCTACCGCAGTGCCCTGACAGGGGTTGGCCCTAAAAACCGCCAGATGCCGGTGGTGTTTGTGGAACCCTATGGGAAAATATCCGATGAACAACAATTTCTTATGGAACTGTCTGTCCTGGCCCAAAAAAATCCTTTGACCGCCGGAATCGAGTACATTTTTATTGATTACAAATTCCCCGTGGATATCCGGCACAACTCAAAAATTTTCAGGGAAAAACTGGCGCTCAAAGCCAGGGAGCTGATTACGGGTTAA
- a CDS encoding choice-of-anchor I family protein, producing MLKKSIAALAFFACMSAQSVWAVGASFAVFSDPHFYDTALGTQGTAFETYLASDRKMLRESEAILVSAIKAIKAKRPDFLIIPGDLTKDGALTSHQKFAGYLAVLEKAGVKVYVAPGNHDVNNPHAVSFSGSVTTPVENVSPETFASIYGACGYDEAIYRDPASLSYIAEPVEGIWLFAIDSCKYENNISDGSPETSGAVREETMTWILEKMAEAKSLGKQVIGFMHHGVTEHYTGQAEIFGEYVVDDREQVSCTLASAGMKFVFTGHYHANDITETSPVNGGPTLYDIETGSLVTYPSPYRIVTLMDNKAAIHTEFVQKINYDTGTLCFQEYARQYLYNGLVTIATNMLDTMFGVSEDTAAMAAPLVARAFCAHYAGDESADDATLEIIAGLMSNAATQQLGYVLYFLWTDLPPADNYAFLDFANEIELSVAGTYTSSYGEGAAEILTYDPDSQRLFVSNASANTIDVIDASTPSSPKLLFSIDLSSYGGGVNSVAVKNGILAAAIEADPKQNPGKIVFFDTNGVELNQVAAGALPDMVTFTPDGTKVLSANEGEPNDDYSIDPEGSVTIVDLSNGVENATAVTKGFSAFNGRKESLTAAGVRIFGPGASVAMDLEPEYIAVSPDSTTAWITCQENNAMAILDISKQEITNIAALPYKDYSAAGNGLDASNKDDRVNIQTYGNLYGMIQPDAVAAFQVDGSTYLITANEGDARDYDGFSEEARIKDLTLDTTIFPNAHDLQNNKALGRLNITTTMGDTDGDGDYDALYCYGGRSFSIFRVKGTSLEQVFDSGDQLEQITAAMLPDQFNSNNDENDSFDSRSDDKGPEPEGVAVGTINDRIYAFIGLERIGGVMVYDVTIPAAPVFVQYINNRDFSGNVAAGTAGDLAPEGLVFIPASDSPTGNALLGVSNEISGTTTLYTIDPADGLEGDINGDGVVNKTDLQILQIHLRQPAATFPAADLDGDGTITIKDMRRFLKKYL from the coding sequence ATGTTGAAAAAATCCATCGCCGCACTTGCATTCTTTGCCTGTATGTCTGCCCAGTCGGTCTGGGCTGTGGGTGCCAGCTTTGCAGTGTTCAGTGACCCCCATTTCTATGACACGGCTTTAGGCACCCAGGGCACTGCCTTTGAAACCTATCTGGCCTCGGACAGAAAAATGCTAAGGGAATCCGAAGCTATTCTGGTTTCCGCCATAAAAGCCATTAAAGCCAAGAGACCGGATTTTCTGATCATACCGGGAGACTTGACCAAGGACGGAGCGCTAACCAGTCACCAGAAATTTGCCGGCTACCTTGCCGTACTCGAAAAGGCCGGTGTCAAAGTGTATGTTGCCCCGGGCAACCACGATGTCAACAACCCCCATGCCGTATCCTTTTCCGGTTCCGTCACCACGCCGGTGGAGAATGTTTCTCCGGAAACCTTTGCATCCATCTACGGGGCATGCGGTTATGATGAGGCAATTTACCGGGATCCGGCATCACTAAGCTACATTGCAGAACCGGTGGAAGGCATCTGGCTCTTCGCCATTGATTCCTGCAAATACGAAAATAATATCTCCGACGGGTCACCGGAAACCAGCGGAGCCGTTCGGGAAGAGACCATGACCTGGATTCTGGAAAAAATGGCTGAAGCCAAAAGCCTCGGCAAACAGGTGATCGGGTTCATGCACCATGGTGTTACCGAACATTACACCGGCCAGGCTGAAATTTTCGGAGAATATGTTGTGGATGACCGGGAGCAGGTATCCTGCACCCTGGCCAGTGCCGGTATGAAATTTGTCTTTACCGGTCATTACCATGCCAACGACATTACCGAAACCAGCCCTGTCAATGGCGGGCCTACACTTTATGACATTGAAACCGGATCCCTTGTTACCTATCCCTCCCCCTACAGGATTGTCACCCTGATGGATAACAAGGCCGCCATCCACACCGAGTTTGTCCAAAAAATAAACTATGACACCGGAACTCTCTGTTTTCAGGAGTATGCCCGGCAGTACCTTTACAACGGGCTTGTGACCATTGCCACGAACATGCTTGACACCATGTTTGGCGTTTCCGAGGATACGGCCGCAATGGCAGCCCCCCTGGTAGCCCGGGCCTTTTGCGCCCATTACGCCGGCGACGAGAGTGCCGACGATGCAACCCTGGAAATCATTGCCGGCCTGATGTCCAACGCCGCCACCCAGCAGCTGGGGTATGTACTTTATTTTCTGTGGACAGACCTGCCCCCGGCTGACAATTATGCTTTTCTTGATTTTGCCAACGAAATTGAGCTGTCAGTGGCCGGCACCTATACCTCAAGTTATGGAGAAGGAGCCGCTGAAATCCTGACCTATGACCCTGACTCCCAAAGGCTTTTTGTCTCCAATGCCAGTGCCAATACCATTGACGTCATAGACGCCTCCACCCCTTCTTCCCCAAAGCTGTTATTTTCCATTGATCTGTCAAGCTACGGTGGCGGGGTAAACAGCGTTGCCGTTAAAAATGGTATTCTGGCTGCCGCCATTGAAGCAGATCCCAAGCAGAATCCCGGAAAAATAGTATTTTTTGACACCAATGGCGTTGAGTTGAACCAGGTTGCTGCAGGCGCTCTGCCTGATATGGTTACCTTTACCCCCGATGGTACCAAAGTTCTGTCTGCCAATGAAGGGGAGCCCAACGATGATTATAGCATTGACCCAGAAGGATCTGTCACCATAGTTGATTTAAGCAACGGGGTGGAAAATGCAACAGCCGTCACCAAAGGCTTTTCAGCATTTAATGGCCGGAAAGAGTCCCTGACGGCCGCCGGTGTCAGGATTTTTGGCCCAGGGGCTTCAGTGGCCATGGATCTCGAACCTGAATATATTGCCGTATCCCCGGACAGCACCACGGCCTGGATTACATGCCAGGAAAACAACGCCATGGCCATACTGGATATTTCAAAACAGGAAATCACCAATATCGCTGCCCTGCCCTATAAGGATTACAGTGCGGCAGGAAACGGACTTGATGCCAGCAACAAAGACGACAGGGTCAATATCCAAACCTACGGGAATCTTTACGGGATGATCCAGCCCGATGCCGTGGCAGCCTTTCAGGTGGACGGAAGCACATATCTGATCACCGCCAATGAGGGAGATGCAAGGGATTATGACGGCTTTTCAGAAGAAGCCAGGATCAAAGATCTCACCCTTGACACCACGATTTTTCCCAATGCCCATGATCTTCAGAACAATAAGGCTCTGGGCAGGCTTAACATCACAACCACCATGGGCGATACCGACGGTGACGGCGATTACGATGCCCTGTACTGCTATGGCGGGCGGTCTTTTTCCATTTTCAGGGTTAAAGGCACAAGTCTTGAGCAGGTATTTGACAGCGGGGATCAGCTCGAACAGATCACAGCGGCCATGCTGCCGGATCAATTTAACTCCAACAATGATGAAAATGATTCCTTTGACAGCCGCAGTGATGATAAGGGTCCGGAACCCGAAGGTGTCGCTGTGGGTACCATCAATGACCGCATCTATGCCTTTATCGGCCTGGAGCGCATTGGCGGCGTCATGGTCTATGACGTGACCATACCTGCCGCGCCCGTATTTGTCCAGTACATCAACAACCGGGATTTCTCAGGAAATGTTGCTGCGGGTACGGCCGGCGATCTGGCTCCCGAAGGCCTTGTGTTTATTCCGGCTTCAGACAGCCCCACCGGCAATGCCCTTTTAGGTGTCTCCAATGAGATCAGCGGAACCACGACCCTGTATACCATTGATCCTGCCGACGGCCTGGAAGGAGATATCAATGGCGACGGTGTGGTGAACAAAACGGATCTGCAGATATTGCAAATTCATCTGCGTCAGCCGGCTGCTACGTTCCCGGCTGCTGACCTGGATGGCGATGGAACCATTACGATCAAAGATATGCGTAGATTTTTGAAAAAATACTTGTAA
- a CDS encoding acyl-CoA thioesterase produces MKPEIKIRGYHTDLYQHVNNARYLEFLEEARWQLLEEYVDLDSFMERGFLFFVVNINISYKSQARVNDVIRIRSGVGKIGNKSAVIRQQIVNQATGRICVDADVTFVVSDLKGKSLKLEGELLEMLNRIPVLEQLGEPKDLPETK; encoded by the coding sequence ATGAAGCCTGAAATTAAAATCAGAGGATATCATACAGACCTGTATCAGCACGTGAACAATGCCAGGTATCTTGAATTTTTGGAAGAGGCAAGATGGCAGCTATTGGAAGAATATGTGGATCTTGACTCTTTCATGGAAAGGGGGTTTTTATTTTTTGTGGTCAACATCAATATCTCGTATAAGAGCCAGGCCAGGGTCAACGATGTGATTCGCATCCGGTCAGGGGTAGGCAAAATTGGAAATAAAAGCGCCGTGATCCGGCAGCAGATTGTCAACCAGGCCACAGGACGGATCTGTGTGGATGCCGATGTCACCTTTGTCGTGTCTGACTTGAAAGGCAAATCTCTCAAGCTTGAAGGCGAGCTGCTTGAGATGTTAAACCGGATTCCGGTGCTTGAGCAATTGGGTGAACCTAAGGACTTGCCGGAGACAAAATAA
- a CDS encoding methylated-DNA--[protein]-cysteine S-methyltransferase — protein sequence MKYRYIDSKIGPLMLAGDSKLEQVRFAIKGKKTVPEKSWVEDNTIFPDVVSQLGQYFEGRLKQFDIDLQPKGTDFQKKVWQALLAIPYGTTVSYGEIARRIENPKACRAVGMANRSNPIPIIIPCHRVIGKNGKLTGFASGLDIKQALLDLERS from the coding sequence ATGAAATACAGGTATATCGACTCTAAAATTGGTCCCTTGATGCTGGCCGGCGACTCAAAGCTTGAACAGGTGCGCTTTGCAATCAAAGGTAAAAAAACAGTACCAGAAAAAAGCTGGGTGGAGGACAACACCATCTTCCCCGATGTGGTATCCCAGCTTGGGCAATACTTTGAAGGCCGGTTAAAACAATTTGATATTGACCTGCAGCCCAAAGGAACGGATTTCCAGAAAAAAGTCTGGCAGGCGCTTTTAGCTATACCCTACGGGACCACGGTTTCCTATGGCGAAATAGCCCGGCGAATTGAAAATCCCAAAGCCTGCCGGGCCGTGGGAATGGCCAACAGATCCAATCCCATACCCATCATCATTCCCTGCCACCGCGTGATCGGTAAAAACGGAAAATTAACCGGATTTGCCAGCGGACTTGATATCAAGCAGGCCCTTCTGGACCTGGAACGATCCTGA
- a CDS encoding YkgJ family cysteine cluster protein, whose product MTEHALDNLLKNYMELISRVDEHIQRLGKIHQDRLACKKGCDDCCRHLSLFPVEAFALSRAFDRLDAPCRAKVLGQAKQTDAQCPLLVDHVCMVYEARPIICRTHGYPLYMEKEGKAMVDFCPKNFRGVKKLDHSDMLDLDRMNTLLSAVNSHFTACFEDGMPDRIPVNQALELCRYLV is encoded by the coding sequence ATGACTGAGCATGCGCTTGACAATTTATTAAAAAACTACATGGAGCTGATTTCACGGGTAGATGAACATATCCAACGGCTTGGCAAAATTCATCAAGACCGGCTTGCCTGCAAAAAAGGGTGCGATGACTGCTGCAGGCACCTGTCTTTGTTCCCGGTTGAGGCATTTGCCCTGTCACGGGCCTTCGATCGCCTGGACGCCCCCTGCCGGGCAAAGGTGCTTGGGCAGGCAAAACAGACCGATGCCCAATGTCCCTTGCTTGTGGACCATGTTTGTATGGTCTATGAGGCCCGCCCCATCATCTGTCGGACCCATGGATATCCGTTGTACATGGAAAAAGAGGGCAAAGCCATGGTGGATTTCTGCCCGAAAAATTTCAGAGGTGTAAAAAAACTGGATCACTCTGACATGCTGGATCTTGACCGGATGAACACCCTTCTTTCAGCTGTGAACAGCCATTTTACCGCCTGCTTTGAAGACGGGATGCCCGATCGTATACCTGTGAACCAGGCTTTGGAATTGTGCCGGTATCTTGTGTAA
- a CDS encoding carbohydrate-binding family 9-like protein, with amino-acid sequence MAVPEMHVAWHEQLLVKTFMKESAVLQDTAFWGLDFYMGEKPVHFPRVQVRVAYDQHAIGVHFHVRDRYIRAVARQHQDEVYKDSCVEFFFTPGSDPDAGYFNLEMNCGGIMLFHFQPEPRKNRIIVPVDVCQSIPVVHTLPEIVDPEITESLIWEVAYAIPFELLETYCPVVKPVPGEVWRGNFYKCGDATSHPHWLTWAPVAYPVPNFHCPGSFGTLRFL; translated from the coding sequence ATGGCTGTCCCGGAAATGCATGTGGCATGGCATGAACAGTTACTGGTCAAGACATTCATGAAAGAGAGTGCCGTCCTGCAGGACACGGCCTTTTGGGGGCTGGATTTCTACATGGGAGAAAAACCCGTTCATTTTCCCCGGGTTCAGGTCCGGGTTGCCTATGATCAACACGCCATCGGCGTACACTTCCATGTCCGGGACCGGTATATCCGGGCCGTGGCCCGGCAGCATCAGGATGAGGTGTACAAGGACAGCTGTGTGGAGTTCTTTTTTACACCCGGGTCAGATCCTGATGCCGGTTATTTCAATCTGGAGATGAACTGCGGGGGAATCATGCTTTTTCATTTTCAGCCGGAACCCCGGAAAAACAGAATTATTGTTCCGGTGGACGTGTGTCAATCCATTCCCGTTGTACACACGCTTCCCGAAATCGTTGACCCTGAAATAACAGAATCCCTGATCTGGGAAGTTGCCTATGCCATCCCTTTTGAGCTGCTTGAAACATACTGCCCTGTTGTAAAGCCCGTCCCGGGAGAGGTGTGGCGGGGCAATTTCTATAAATGCGGTGACGCCACCTCCCATCCCCACTGGCTGACCTGGGCACCAGTGGCTTATCCGGTTCCCAATTTCCACTGTCCTGGATCCTTTGGCACACTAAGATTTTTGTAA
- a CDS encoding isochorismatase family protein: MTLNPMDKKIALLVVDAQESFKARGDVFWQSRGPEDFEHNIKALVNGFRKNGRPVFFILHTDDDPGFSQDSPFFRVMDFLEHRPGEPVIVKRAHNAFIGTHLLPLLVHNGISRVAICGIRTEQCCETTARVASDLGFEVDFITQATLTFPLTHPVTGETLTVEQIQSRTEVVLHNRFARITTVDKILNSIEKYGQEAG, translated from the coding sequence ATGACCTTAAACCCAATGGACAAAAAAATCGCGTTACTTGTGGTTGACGCCCAGGAATCTTTCAAAGCCAGGGGCGATGTTTTCTGGCAATCCAGGGGACCTGAAGATTTTGAACACAACATTAAAGCCCTTGTGAACGGATTCCGCAAAAACGGGCGACCTGTATTCTTTATCCTGCACACGGATGATGATCCCGGATTTTCCCAGGACTCACCTTTTTTCCGGGTGATGGATTTTCTGGAACACCGGCCTGGAGAACCTGTGATTGTCAAGCGTGCGCACAACGCATTCATAGGCACCCACCTTTTGCCCCTGCTGGTTCACAACGGCATTTCCCGGGTGGCCATATGCGGCATCCGCACGGAACAATGCTGCGAAACCACGGCCCGGGTGGCATCGGACCTGGGATTTGAAGTTGACTTTATCACCCAGGCCACCCTGACTTTTCCCCTGACACACCCCGTGACAGGGGAAACTCTGACTGTAGAACAGATCCAGTCCAGGACTGAAGTGGTTCTGCACAACAGATTTGCACGCATCACCACAGTGGACAAAATCCTTAACAGCATTGAAAAATATGGACAGGAGGCCGGATGA